Proteins found in one Mucilaginibacter gracilis genomic segment:
- a CDS encoding LytR/AlgR family response regulator transcription factor, translating into MRVINCIIVDDEPQARKLMETFVSQLGGWKILRICSNAIEAFEALQSLPVDVIFLDIKMPTITGIDFLKSLKNPPMVIFTTAYNKYAMEGYELNVVDYLLKPISMHRLLQAAEKVSDRLKEKTETIAPASEASYMFIKHDNKLVKVNFADILYIEGMQNFVRIHTEAKPYLITHTMKAMEEMLPQSMFFRVHKSYIVNLDAITTVFGNTIEIGKTEIAIGSNYKASFMAKIGGN; encoded by the coding sequence ATGAGAGTGATCAATTGTATTATTGTGGATGATGAGCCACAGGCCCGCAAACTAATGGAAACCTTTGTTTCGCAGTTGGGCGGCTGGAAGATACTACGCATTTGCAGCAACGCTATTGAAGCCTTTGAGGCGCTGCAATCCTTACCGGTTGATGTTATCTTTCTGGATATTAAAATGCCTACCATTACCGGGATAGACTTTCTAAAATCGCTGAAAAACCCGCCAATGGTGATATTCACCACCGCCTATAATAAATATGCGATGGAAGGCTATGAGCTTAACGTGGTAGATTATTTGCTAAAGCCCATCTCCATGCACCGCCTGCTGCAAGCCGCGGAAAAAGTAAGTGACCGTTTAAAAGAAAAAACTGAAACTATCGCACCTGCTTCCGAAGCCAGCTACATGTTTATTAAGCATGATAATAAACTGGTGAAAGTAAACTTTGCCGATATTTTATATATTGAAGGTATGCAGAACTTTGTACGCATACACACCGAAGCCAAACCATACCTTATTACCCATACCATGAAAGCGATGGAAGAGATGCTGCCTCAAAGCATGTTTTTCAGGGTACATAAATCATACATCGTAAACCTTGATGCTATAACTACTGTTTTCGGTAACACCATTGAAATAGGTAAAACCGAAATAGCGATTGGCAGTAACTACAAGGCCAGTTTTATGGCAAAGATAGGAGGAAATTAA
- a CDS encoding FadR/GntR family transcriptional regulator → MENQKLSEKVSARIRQEILDGRYKAGDKIPAEPELMKTYEVGRSSIREAIKSLAMAGILKVQQGLGTFVNELQPEENMTQRLRVADFDEINVVRKLLEEEIVKLAVENHTATELSEIEKHLNLRKQAIINEDRQACTNADISFHMAIAHASHNKVLAELYQNFSYTIRAFFTKREAQGIGHFAISHHLHEDLFRAIKARRKKQAQYIIREILGNNY, encoded by the coding sequence ATGGAAAATCAAAAATTATCAGAAAAAGTTTCGGCGCGCATCAGGCAGGAAATTCTGGACGGCAGATATAAAGCCGGAGATAAAATACCTGCCGAACCCGAGTTGATGAAAACCTACGAAGTTGGTCGCTCCAGCATACGCGAAGCCATAAAAAGCCTCGCGATGGCTGGCATCCTGAAGGTGCAGCAAGGTTTGGGCACTTTTGTAAACGAACTCCAACCGGAGGAAAACATGACCCAACGCCTACGCGTGGCTGATTTCGACGAAATTAATGTCGTGCGTAAACTGTTGGAGGAAGAGATTGTTAAACTGGCCGTAGAGAACCACACCGCAACCGAACTATCTGAAATAGAAAAACATCTTAACCTTCGTAAACAAGCTATTATTAATGAGGACCGGCAAGCCTGTACCAATGCAGACATCTCGTTTCACATGGCAATCGCTCATGCTTCGCATAACAAGGTACTCGCCGAATTGTACCAAAATTTTTCTTATACCATACGGGCCTTTTTTACCAAACGCGAGGCTCAGGGTATTGGCCATTTTGCAATAAGCCATCACCTCCACGAAGATCTTTTCAGGGCCATTAAAGCAAGGAGAAAAAAACAGGCGCAGTACATTATACGGGAAATACTCGGCAATAACTATTAA
- a CDS encoding LytR/AlgR family response regulator transcription factor translates to MEIYINREHLLKEIEYPSRYLPENLLKTSAVIFGIILLFLLLFKPFGVSASEQRINYFFICGLHALSPAIIIYTYFGMLNYLRERSQVKSWTLFQEYVQIGVVLLLTGFVSFLMRDIVYKNTYNWSWYYLWEEVRNSLIAGSLFYFLFRLTGFYFQSKKGSPFVLQFIPLNVEPAKTVTPSSLFIKTQVKQEDFSLCLSDLLFAKADGNYIELTSYRDTQITTELKRISLTQFESQISDHPYFFRCHRAYLVNMLRIENVSGNSQGYTLAFKSAETKVPVSRAQLDSFNRLYTQLQQLYSA, encoded by the coding sequence ATGGAAATTTATATTAATCGAGAACATTTACTTAAGGAGATCGAGTATCCAAGTCGCTACCTTCCTGAAAATTTGCTCAAAACTTCGGCTGTTATCTTTGGTATTATTCTGCTATTCCTTTTGTTATTTAAGCCATTTGGCGTGTCTGCGTCGGAACAAAGGATAAACTATTTCTTTATATGCGGTCTTCACGCTTTGTCACCAGCAATAATCATTTATACTTATTTTGGAATGCTTAATTATTTAAGAGAGAGGTCACAGGTTAAAAGCTGGACCTTATTTCAGGAATATGTGCAAATCGGAGTTGTCCTCCTTTTAACTGGCTTTGTCAGCTTTTTAATGCGCGACATTGTTTATAAGAACACATATAATTGGTCATGGTATTATTTATGGGAGGAAGTAAGGAACAGTTTGATAGCGGGTAGTCTTTTTTATTTTCTTTTCAGATTAACCGGTTTCTATTTTCAATCTAAAAAAGGATCTCCATTTGTGCTGCAATTTATTCCGCTGAATGTTGAACCGGCAAAAACCGTTACCCCATCTTCACTCTTCATCAAAACACAAGTTAAACAGGAAGATTTTAGTTTGTGTTTATCCGATTTGCTTTTCGCTAAAGCAGACGGTAATTATATCGAACTGACAAGTTATAGAGATACCCAAATTACTACTGAACTCAAAAGAATTTCACTTACACAGTTTGAATCGCAAATTTCTGATCACCCTTACTTCTTCCGCTGCCACCGGGCTTATTTAGTTAATATGCTCCGTATCGAAAATGTGTCGGGAAATTCCCAGGGTTATACGCTTGCTTTCAAATCTGCCGAAACAAAGGTGCCTGTGTCAAGGGCACAATTGGATAGTTTTAACCGCCTGTACACCCAGCTTCAGCAGTTGTACAGCGCGTAA
- a CDS encoding sensor histidine kinase — translation MENKINRQRLYLHALFVLLIFTNQSIFSAIYAKNYHFSWAKDFQPMLILFYLLVVSYTYFIAFVILNLKPLWVRFAGIMVAFLLFPPLRFLVDQRISDWLFGVTDYPKTQTFGFIFHDNLFFSFIVLLLGVFLKFMDDWFIHDRIKATLEKQNLRLELDFLKSQVNPHFLFNTLNNIQSFIVQNNKPKSIELIGRLSEFMRFALYECDEEYIDLDKEIDMLTDYVELERVRCDDRVSISFIATGDFDDLQIPPLLLMPFVENAFKHGADNQLDKSWINITITQNNNKLQLNVSNNFVADNSAEKAGGIGLQNVTKRLRHYFPGRYSLLAAAKGNIFEADLSITL, via the coding sequence ATGGAAAACAAAATAAACCGGCAACGCCTTTACCTGCATGCGTTATTTGTACTGCTCATTTTTACCAACCAATCCATATTCTCGGCTATTTACGCTAAAAACTATCACTTCAGCTGGGCGAAAGATTTTCAGCCGATGTTGATATTGTTCTATTTGCTGGTAGTTTCTTATACCTATTTTATCGCTTTTGTAATATTAAACCTTAAGCCATTGTGGGTGCGGTTTGCCGGCATTATGGTTGCTTTCTTGTTATTCCCGCCACTGCGTTTCCTGGTCGACCAGCGGATCAGCGATTGGCTGTTTGGTGTTACCGACTATCCAAAAACCCAAACATTCGGTTTTATCTTTCACGATAATCTTTTCTTTTCGTTCATTGTGTTGCTTTTAGGCGTGTTCCTTAAATTTATGGACGACTGGTTCATTCACGATCGGATCAAAGCCACTTTAGAGAAACAAAACCTGCGCCTTGAGCTTGATTTCCTTAAATCGCAGGTAAACCCACATTTTCTGTTCAATACGCTCAATAATATTCAATCATTCATTGTACAGAATAATAAACCAAAATCTATCGAGCTGATAGGTCGCCTGTCCGAATTTATGCGTTTCGCCTTATATGAGTGCGATGAAGAATACATTGACCTTGATAAAGAGATCGATATGCTAACCGATTATGTGGAACTGGAGCGGGTACGTTGCGATGACCGGGTAAGTATCAGCTTTATAGCAACCGGTGATTTTGATGACCTGCAAATACCGCCTTTGTTATTGATGCCTTTTGTAGAGAATGCTTTTAAGCATGGAGCCGATAACCAGCTGGATAAAAGCTGGATAAATATAACCATTACACAAAACAACAATAAGTTACAGTTAAACGTGAGCAATAATTTTGTGGCCGATAACAGCGCGGAGAAAGCCGGAGGCATAGGCTTACAAAACGTAACTAAAAGGCTAAGGCATTACTTCCCAGGCAGGTACAGTTTGCTGGCAGCGGCAAAAGGTAATATTTTTGAGGCCGACCTATCTATAACCTTATGA
- a CDS encoding sulfite exporter TauE/SafE family protein: MTILTFTLILLAGAYLAGLVGSLTGLGGGVVVIPLLTLVFHVDIRYAIGAALLASIANSSGAASAYVKEGITNIRLGMFLEIATTVGAVGGAVIAVYTPTNTIAILFGVILLFSAAMTIRKKNEEALVNGSALSFKLKLNNSYPTKEGKVSYQLKNVGAGFSIMALAGVMSGLLGIGSGALKVLAMDSTMHIPFKVSTTTSNFMIGVTAAASAVVYLQRGYMDPGIAFPVVLGVLGGAFTGSKLLSRLDPKVLKYIFCLAISFVAAEMIYNGYNHQF, translated from the coding sequence ATGACTATTCTAACATTCACATTAATATTACTGGCCGGTGCTTATCTGGCCGGGCTGGTTGGCTCCTTAACTGGTTTGGGCGGGGGCGTAGTGGTTATCCCCTTGCTTACCCTGGTTTTTCATGTAGATATACGCTATGCCATTGGTGCGGCGCTGCTGGCTTCAATTGCCAATTCATCAGGCGCGGCCAGTGCCTACGTTAAGGAGGGCATAACCAATATACGCCTGGGCATGTTCCTGGAGATAGCCACCACTGTGGGGGCTGTTGGCGGGGCGGTAATTGCGGTTTATACGCCAACCAATACCATTGCTATTCTTTTCGGTGTCATCCTGCTTTTCTCAGCCGCCATGACTATCCGCAAAAAAAACGAGGAAGCTTTGGTAAACGGGAGCGCCCTGTCGTTTAAATTGAAACTAAATAACAGCTATCCAACCAAAGAAGGCAAAGTATCTTATCAGTTAAAAAATGTAGGTGCCGGGTTTTCTATTATGGCACTGGCCGGTGTAATGTCCGGGTTGCTGGGTATTGGTTCGGGTGCATTAAAAGTTCTGGCTATGGATTCCACCATGCATATCCCTTTCAAAGTAAGTACTACCACCAGTAATTTCATGATTGGTGTTACGGCTGCGGCAAGCGCAGTAGTTTACCTGCAACGCGGATACATGGATCCCGGTATAGCGTTCCCGGTGGTATTGGGCGTGCTGGGCGGCGCATTTACCGGCTCAAAACTGCTCTCCCGTTTAGATCCTAAGGTACTGAAATATATTTTTTGCCTGGCAATTTCATTTGTGGCGGCAGAGATGATTTATAATGGCTACAATCACCAGTTTTAA
- a CDS encoding DUF1634 domain-containing protein, whose amino-acid sequence MKNLISKLRFADKDIEQFIGLQLRYGVITSSLVVLIGGLFYLSQSGQLPLPSYHQFIGTKVGYTSLGQILVGVRHFQAPAIIQLGVVILIATPILRIAFSLLGFVLEKDKMYILITTIVLTVMLASIFGGLKI is encoded by the coding sequence ATGAAAAATTTAATTTCAAAATTACGCTTCGCCGATAAAGACATCGAACAATTTATTGGTTTACAACTCCGTTATGGCGTTATCACGTCGAGCCTTGTGGTACTCATTGGCGGGTTGTTCTATTTAAGCCAGTCCGGACAATTGCCCTTGCCGTCTTATCATCAATTTATTGGAACCAAGGTTGGGTACACCAGCCTCGGGCAGATTCTTGTCGGTGTAAGGCATTTTCAGGCACCGGCTATCATTCAACTTGGCGTAGTAATTTTAATTGCCACGCCTATTTTAAGGATTGCATTTTCCTTGTTAGGTTTTGTACTGGAGAAAGACAAAATGTATATCCTGATTACCACCATTGTATTAACGGTGATGCTTGCAAGTATTTTTGGAGGATTGAAAATTTAA